A region from the Methylocella sp. genome encodes:
- the carB gene encoding carbamoyl-phosphate synthase large subunit yields MPKRTDISTVLIIGAGPIIIGQACEFDYSGTQACKALREEGYRIVLVNSNPATIMTDPDMADRTYVEPITPEIVAKIIAKERYSHPGGFALLPTMGGQTALNCALSLKKMGVLDEFNVEMIGASADAIDMAEDRERFREAMTRIGLSTPRSHQVKTLSQALAIVDDIGLPAIIRPSFTMGGTGGGIAYNKNEFIDIIERGIDASPTNEVLVEESVLGWKEYEMEVVRDKADNCIIVCSIENIDPMGIHTGDSITVAPALTLTDKEYQVMRDASLAVLREIGVETGGSNVQFAVNPVDGRMIVIEMNPRVSRSSALASKATGFPIAKVAAKLAVGYTLDEIANDITGGATPASFEPTIDYVVTKIPRFAFEKFPGADNILTTAMKSVGETMAIGRTFAESLQKALRSLDTGLNGLDEIEIDGLGLGDDMNVLRAALGRPTPDRLLVAAQALRYGMSPREINEACQIDLWFIERLQEILELEAMVRAHGVPHDAANLRMLKAAGFSDGRLADLSRAPRTEITALRHKLGVRPVFKRIDTCAAEFASPTAYMYSTYAPPFAGAPADEARPSEREKIVILGGGPNRIGQGIEFDYCCCHACFALSEAGYETIMINCNPETVSTDYDTSDRLYFEPLTPEDVLEILAKESEAGKLKGVIVQFGGQTPLKLAHALEKAGIPILGTSVDSIDLAEDRDRFKRLLDKIGLKQPMNGIAYSVEQARTIAGELGLPLVVRPSYVLGGRAMSIIHDNGALDDYLLGTLPGLVPADVKARYPNDKTGQINTVLGKNPLLFDRYLSDAVEVDADAICDGKDVFICGIMEHIEEAGIHSGDSASSLPPRSLSAEKIAQLEQQTRELALALGVGGLMNVQYALKDGEIYVLEVNPRAARTVPFVAKVIGAPIAKIAARIMAGESLQSFGLRTPRFDHVGVKESVFPFARFPGVDTVLGPEMRSTGEVMGLDRSFAVAFAKSQLGSGANVPTSGSVFVSVRDVDKPRVLGTMKLLKALGFRIFATGGTSRYLESKGVSAHRINKVSEGRPHVVDAIKNGGIQLVLNTTEGKQALADSRSLRRAALLHKVPYYTTLAGAIAASEGIKAYMAGDLEVRALQDYFD; encoded by the coding sequence GTGCCGAAGCGGACTGATATTTCGACGGTTTTGATCATCGGCGCAGGGCCGATCATCATCGGACAGGCCTGTGAGTTCGACTATTCAGGCACCCAGGCCTGTAAGGCGCTGCGGGAAGAGGGCTATCGAATCGTCCTCGTCAATTCCAATCCGGCGACGATCATGACCGACCCGGATATGGCCGATCGCACCTATGTCGAGCCGATCACGCCGGAAATCGTCGCCAAAATCATCGCCAAGGAGCGTTACTCCCACCCGGGCGGCTTCGCGCTTTTGCCCACCATGGGCGGCCAGACCGCGCTCAACTGCGCCCTCTCCTTGAAAAAAATGGGCGTTCTCGACGAATTCAATGTCGAAATGATCGGCGCCAGCGCCGATGCGATCGACATGGCCGAAGATCGCGAACGGTTTCGCGAAGCAATGACGCGAATTGGCCTTTCGACGCCGCGCTCGCATCAAGTCAAGACCTTGAGCCAGGCGCTGGCGATTGTCGACGATATCGGCCTCCCCGCCATCATCCGCCCCTCGTTCACCATGGGCGGCACCGGCGGCGGCATCGCCTACAACAAAAACGAATTCATCGACATTATCGAGCGCGGCATCGATGCATCCCCGACCAACGAGGTTCTGGTCGAGGAGAGCGTGCTCGGCTGGAAAGAATATGAGATGGAGGTCGTCCGCGATAAGGCGGACAATTGCATCATCGTCTGTTCGATCGAAAACATCGACCCGATGGGCATTCATACCGGGGATTCGATCACCGTCGCCCCCGCCCTGACCTTGACCGACAAGGAATATCAGGTCATGCGCGACGCCTCGCTGGCGGTGCTGCGCGAGATCGGGGTCGAGACTGGCGGCTCCAACGTGCAATTCGCGGTCAACCCGGTCGATGGCCGCATGATCGTGATTGAAATGAATCCGCGAGTCTCGCGGTCGTCCGCTTTGGCGTCAAAAGCGACTGGCTTCCCGATCGCCAAGGTCGCGGCGAAGCTCGCCGTCGGCTATACGCTCGACGAAATCGCCAATGACATTACCGGTGGGGCGACGCCGGCCTCATTCGAGCCGACGATCGATTACGTCGTGACCAAAATCCCGCGCTTCGCCTTTGAGAAATTTCCCGGCGCGGACAATATCTTGACGACGGCGATGAAGTCCGTCGGCGAGACGATGGCGATTGGGCGCACTTTCGCCGAAAGCCTGCAAAAAGCGCTGCGCTCGCTCGACACCGGGCTCAATGGCCTCGATGAAATCGAGATCGACGGTCTTGGCCTTGGGGACGACATGAACGTTCTCCGCGCGGCTTTGGGACGCCCGACGCCGGATCGGCTGCTGGTGGCGGCGCAAGCGTTGCGCTACGGCATGTCGCCTCGCGAAATCAATGAGGCGTGTCAGATCGACCTCTGGTTCATCGAGCGCCTGCAAGAAATCCTCGAGCTTGAGGCGATGGTCCGCGCTCATGGCGTGCCGCACGACGCGGCCAACTTGCGGATGTTGAAGGCGGCGGGCTTTTCCGACGGGCGTCTCGCCGATCTTTCTCGGGCGCCGCGAACCGAGATCACCGCGCTGCGGCACAAACTCGGGGTGCGGCCCGTGTTCAAGCGGATCGACACCTGCGCCGCCGAGTTCGCCTCGCCCACGGCCTATATGTACTCGACCTACGCGCCGCCCTTCGCCGGCGCCCCGGCCGACGAAGCCCGTCCGTCAGAGCGCGAAAAAATCGTGATTCTGGGCGGGGGTCCGAACCGGATCGGACAGGGCATCGAGTTCGACTATTGCTGTTGCCACGCCTGCTTCGCCTTAAGCGAGGCTGGGTACGAAACCATCATGATCAACTGCAATCCGGAGACGGTCTCGACCGATTACGACACCTCGGACCGGCTTTATTTCGAACCTCTGACGCCGGAAGACGTGCTTGAAATCCTCGCCAAGGAAAGCGAGGCGGGAAAGCTCAAGGGCGTCATCGTGCAGTTTGGCGGACAGACGCCGCTGAAACTTGCCCACGCGCTCGAAAAAGCCGGCATTCCCATTCTCGGCACATCGGTCGATTCAATCGATCTCGCCGAAGATCGCGACCGGTTCAAGCGCCTGCTCGACAAGATCGGCCTGAAGCAGCCAATGAACGGAATCGCCTATTCGGTCGAGCAAGCGCGCACCATCGCGGGAGAACTCGGCCTGCCGCTCGTCGTGCGTCCTTCCTATGTGTTGGGCGGCCGCGCGATGTCGATCATCCACGACAATGGCGCCTTGGACGATTATCTGCTCGGCACGCTGCCCGGCCTTGTCCCCGCCGACGTCAAGGCTCGCTATCCGAACGATAAAACCGGGCAGATCAACACTGTCCTCGGCAAGAATCCGCTGCTGTTTGACCGTTATCTGTCCGACGCCGTCGAGGTCGACGCCGATGCGATTTGCGACGGGAAAGATGTCTTCATCTGCGGCATCATGGAGCATATCGAGGAGGCGGGGATTCATTCTGGCGACAGCGCCTCCTCGCTGCCGCCGCGCTCGCTCTCGGCCGAAAAGATCGCCCAACTTGAGCAGCAGACGCGCGAGCTCGCCCTGGCGCTCGGCGTCGGCGGATTGATGAATGTGCAATATGCGCTGAAGGACGGCGAGATCTACGTGCTCGAGGTTAACCCGCGCGCGGCGCGGACGGTGCCCTTCGTCGCGAAGGTCATCGGCGCGCCGATCGCCAAGATCGCGGCGCGAATCATGGCGGGAGAATCCTTGCAAAGCTTCGGCTTGCGGACGCCTCGTTTCGATCATGTCGGAGTCAAGGAATCAGTGTTTCCTTTCGCCCGCTTTCCCGGCGTCGACACCGTGCTTGGGCCGGAGATGCGCTCGACCGGCGAAGTCATGGGCCTTGATCGCTCATTCGCGGTCGCTTTCGCGAAAAGCCAACTCGGCAGCGGCGCCAATGTGCCGACGTCCGGCTCGGTTTTCGTTTCAGTGCGCGATGTCGACAAGCCGCGCGTCCTCGGCACAATGAAGCTTCTCAAAGCGCTCGGCTTCAGGATCTTCGCCACCGGCGGCACATCGCGGTATCTCGAATCGAAAGGCGTTTCGGCGCACCGGATCAACAAGGTGTCGGAGGGCCGCCCGCATGTCGTGGACGCCATCAAGAATGGCGGCATCCAACTTGTTCTGAATACGACAGAGGGTAAGCAGGCGCTGGCTGATTCGCGCTCGCTGCGCCGCGCCGCCCTGCTGCACAAGGTGCCTTACTATACCACTCTTGCCGGAGCGATCGCCGCCTCTGAGGGCATCAAGGCCTATATGGCCGGCGATCTGGAAGTCCGGGCGCTGCAGGATTATTTTGATTGA
- a CDS encoding oligosaccharide flippase family protein: MKKAFLSLYCAFVARYLISFASLPFLARVLGPSGLGVLAIATSLATAISIIVEYGFSISALREISSAEADDRSGILIGVTTVKLALFGLVGLVFGVLALFAPSIFQFPASLSLIVLLGGAQGFSLSWYFIGTGRATASAALDVSAQLMWFIPVFFLVHSTSDINTVLLCQLVAQVIVLAVGHAMALGKLKRISIDWRKLLDHLKSGAPMFIFRAGGSVHAAAIALILGAMAGPAQVGFLNAADRFAGTIINAFSPATQALMPYVYNQAAKGGPDTMYLVARYILIVLLAVSIIFTLGTFFSAGILIHMFTGFQFTESVQVLQILSFIFPIIAINYALGLYLMLPLRLDVSFVAAVSLGQCGSLGFTYLLAPTYGAAGIAFIRVVTEAAVGMMFALVLYRKGHLKKLLAQAPINLGDSTLRRYFRLK, translated from the coding sequence TTGAAAAAGGCATTTCTTTCACTGTATTGCGCGTTTGTAGCGCGTTACCTGATCTCATTTGCCTCCCTGCCGTTCTTGGCGCGGGTGCTCGGTCCATCGGGCCTAGGCGTGCTTGCGATTGCGACGTCTCTGGCGACGGCTATATCGATCATTGTTGAATATGGCTTCAGCATATCCGCGCTGAGGGAGATTTCCTCAGCCGAAGCCGACGATCGGAGCGGAATCTTGATAGGCGTCACCACGGTAAAGCTGGCGCTATTTGGCTTGGTGGGACTTGTTTTCGGAGTTTTGGCGCTTTTTGCCCCCTCAATCTTTCAGTTTCCCGCGAGCCTTAGCTTGATTGTCCTCCTCGGCGGAGCGCAAGGATTCAGCCTCAGCTGGTACTTTATTGGCACTGGCCGCGCGACAGCCTCCGCCGCTCTTGATGTCTCCGCCCAATTGATGTGGTTCATCCCTGTCTTTTTCTTGGTCCATTCGACCTCGGATATAAATACGGTTCTGCTTTGCCAGCTCGTCGCTCAGGTCATTGTTTTGGCTGTTGGACACGCGATGGCGTTGGGCAAGCTCAAGCGCATCTCGATCGACTGGCGCAAGTTGCTCGACCATTTAAAGTCCGGCGCCCCAATGTTCATTTTCAGGGCCGGAGGATCTGTCCATGCCGCGGCTATCGCGCTTATTCTTGGAGCGATGGCTGGTCCGGCCCAAGTTGGATTTTTGAACGCGGCCGATAGATTCGCAGGAACGATCATCAACGCCTTCAGCCCCGCCACTCAGGCTCTGATGCCCTATGTGTACAATCAAGCAGCGAAAGGCGGTCCGGATACGATGTATTTGGTGGCTAGATATATTTTGATAGTTTTGCTAGCCGTCAGCATTATTTTTACGTTAGGAACATTTTTCAGCGCAGGAATACTAATTCATATGTTTACCGGCTTTCAGTTTACTGAGTCAGTGCAAGTCTTGCAGATCCTCTCATTTATATTCCCGATCATCGCCATAAATTACGCGCTTGGATTATACTTGATGCTGCCTTTGCGGCTTGACGTCAGTTTCGTAGCGGCGGTTTCCCTCGGTCAGTGCGGCAGCCTAGGCTTCACCTATCTTTTGGCGCCGACCTATGGCGCCGCGGGCATCGCCTTCATTCGCGTGGTCACGGAGGCGGCAGTCGGAATGATGTTCGCCCTTGTGCTTTACAGGAAAGGGCATTTGAAGAAGCTGCTGGCTCAAGCGCCGATAAATCTCGGTGACTCAACATTGCGCCGCTATTTCCGATTGAAATGA
- a CDS encoding glycosyltransferase family 4 protein, with translation MTMRVAFVNQPIDVILPPYQTSVGACTYGTVGCLAKFCEVVVYGQQHRHGGAPTYLVDRGVRFHFFPPNMRDRVLYKTGRELMKLGMTTTPASSAAWSFPAYGRQVAADLQKQRCDIIHVQHSSQYVSVIRSFNPKVKIVLQLHAEWFSQNDYPTLARRLRNVDLIATVSNYITQKTRRDFPMIANRVVTAYNGIDAEEFSRDRDYRVGSQREEKRILYAGAVSPHKGIHILLDAFSMVVQRYPRVRLDVVGPHGGYPLSENFDLADKATISSLAPWYGSDYLSHLKSLLTADVAPKVAFLGMIPRAELVDRYFDADIFAFPPIWDEGFGIPPVEAMAAGAPVVASRSGAVVETVKDGETGLLVAKNDAPALARALLEMLENDVAREAMGRAARQRAFSCFTWERVTGDLLKEYEGLSRAN, from the coding sequence ATGACGATGAGGGTAGCGTTCGTCAACCAGCCGATTGATGTCATCCTGCCGCCGTACCAAACCTCGGTGGGAGCTTGCACCTACGGGACAGTTGGTTGCCTCGCTAAGTTCTGCGAGGTCGTTGTCTACGGGCAGCAACACCGGCATGGCGGCGCTCCCACATATTTGGTTGACCGCGGGGTGCGCTTCCACTTCTTCCCTCCAAACATGAGAGACCGCGTCCTTTATAAAACTGGACGCGAACTCATGAAACTCGGAATGACGACAACGCCCGCATCCTCCGCTGCCTGGTCGTTTCCCGCGTATGGCCGCCAGGTTGCGGCCGATCTCCAAAAGCAGCGCTGCGACATCATTCACGTCCAGCACAGCTCGCAATATGTTTCTGTGATTCGGTCCTTCAATCCCAAAGTGAAAATTGTCCTGCAACTGCACGCCGAGTGGTTTTCGCAGAACGATTATCCCACTCTCGCGCGGCGTCTCCGGAATGTCGATCTGATAGCCACAGTCAGCAATTACATCACCCAGAAAACCCGCCGGGATTTCCCGATGATCGCCAATCGCGTGGTGACCGCCTACAACGGCATCGACGCCGAAGAGTTCAGTCGCGACAGGGATTACCGGGTCGGCAGTCAGCGCGAGGAGAAGCGGATATTATATGCCGGCGCCGTTTCGCCTCATAAGGGAATCCACATTTTGCTGGACGCCTTCAGCATGGTCGTTCAGCGCTACCCTCGCGTCCGCCTGGACGTCGTCGGCCCCCATGGCGGCTATCCGCTCAGCGAGAACTTTGACCTTGCGGATAAGGCGACAATTTCGAGCCTCGCTCCTTGGTATGGCAGCGACTATCTATCCCATTTGAAGTCTCTCCTGACGGCGGACGTCGCCCCCAAAGTCGCATTTCTCGGCATGATCCCGCGCGCGGAGCTGGTCGACCGCTATTTCGACGCGGACATCTTCGCCTTTCCCCCAATTTGGGATGAAGGTTTCGGCATACCTCCCGTGGAGGCGATGGCGGCGGGCGCTCCCGTCGTGGCCAGCCGGTCCGGAGCCGTAGTCGAAACCGTCAAGGATGGCGAGACGGGGCTGCTGGTCGCCAAGAACGATGCGCCGGCCTTGGCGCGAGCGCTTCTTGAGATGCTTGAGAATGATGTCGCCAGAGAAGCCATGGGCCGGGCCGCGCGCCAGCGGGCGTTCAGCTGCTTCACTTGGGAGCGCGTCACCGGCGATCTTCTCAAAGAGTACGAAGGCCTCTCCAGAGCGAACTGA
- a CDS encoding zinc-dependent alcohol dehydrogenase family protein, with protein sequence MKAMIFEGPRKPLVFRETPMPQPDEDQVLIRVRACAVCRTDLHIIDGELAQPKLPLIPGHEIVGVVAGKGARVDRFKLGDRVGVPWLGWTCGVCEFCRSGRENLCDKAGFTGYQIDGGFAQFTVANQRFCFALPDFYTDVEAAPLLCAGLIGYRSLRLAGEGRRLGIYGFGAAAHIVAQVAEHQGWEIYAFTRPGDAAAEDFARELGAVWAGGSLTPPPQPLDAALIFAPVGSLVPAALRALGKGGTVVCGGIHMSDIPAFPYADLWEERVIRSVANLTRRDAEEFLALAPQVPVKTRTVSYPLERANEALDDLRHSRISGAAVLTPPPVE encoded by the coding sequence ATGAAAGCGATGATTTTTGAAGGCCCGCGCAAACCTCTGGTTTTCCGGGAAACGCCCATGCCTCAACCTGACGAAGATCAGGTCCTGATCCGCGTCCGCGCCTGCGCCGTCTGCCGCACGGATCTCCACATCATTGACGGCGAACTTGCGCAGCCGAAGCTTCCGCTTATCCCCGGCCATGAAATCGTCGGCGTGGTGGCGGGCAAAGGCGCGCGGGTCGATCGCTTCAAACTGGGGGATCGCGTTGGCGTCCCGTGGCTCGGCTGGACCTGCGGCGTCTGTGAGTTCTGCCGTTCGGGTCGAGAAAATCTATGCGATAAAGCGGGCTTTACGGGCTACCAGATCGACGGCGGATTTGCGCAATTCACCGTCGCAAATCAGCGTTTCTGTTTTGCGCTTCCCGATTTCTATACTGACGTTGAAGCGGCTCCGTTGCTTTGCGCCGGATTGATCGGCTATCGCTCGCTGCGCCTCGCCGGGGAAGGGCGCCGTCTCGGCATTTATGGCTTTGGCGCCGCGGCGCATATCGTCGCTCAGGTAGCCGAGCATCAGGGCTGGGAGATCTACGCCTTCACCCGGCCGGGCGATGCGGCGGCCGAGGATTTTGCGCGGGAGCTCGGCGCCGTCTGGGCTGGCGGCTCGTTGACGCCCCCGCCTCAGCCCCTTGACGCGGCGCTGATCTTTGCGCCTGTGGGGTCGCTGGTTCCGGCCGCGCTCCGCGCGCTGGGAAAAGGGGGAACCGTTGTGTGCGGCGGCATCCACATGAGCGACATACCCGCATTCCCCTATGCCGACCTATGGGAGGAGCGGGTCATCCGCTCCGTGGCCAATCTGACGCGCCGGGACGCCGAGGAGTTCCTTGCCCTGGCGCCGCAGGTTCCCGTCAAAACAAGGACGGTTTCCTATCCGTTGGAACGAGCCAATGAGGCGCTCGACGATCTTCGTCACAGCCGCATCTCCGGCGCCGCCGTTCTCACGCCGCCGCCGGTAGAATGA
- the pncA gene encoding bifunctional nicotinamidase/pyrazinamidase: MTAKIRIEPSDIFLVVDVQNDFCPGGRLPVPHGDEVVAPINRLARSFDHVVLTQDWHPPAHRSFAASHQGREVYEAIEADYGAQILWPDHCVWGTPGAAFHEDLRIPHAELILRKGFRPAIDSYSAFFESDRTTPTGLAGYLRERGFQRVFLAGLAFDFCVRYSAQDAQRQGFAAIVIEDACRGIDMDGSVQATRESFVAQGVRVVAAEAIG; encoded by the coding sequence ATGACAGCCAAGATCAGGATCGAGCCCAGCGATATCTTCCTCGTCGTAGACGTCCAAAACGACTTTTGTCCCGGCGGCCGCCTGCCTGTTCCGCATGGCGATGAAGTTGTCGCGCCGATCAATCGCCTCGCGCGGAGTTTTGATCATGTGGTGCTGACGCAGGACTGGCATCCGCCCGCGCATCGCTCCTTCGCCGCCTCGCATCAGGGACGAGAAGTTTACGAAGCAATCGAAGCGGATTACGGCGCGCAGATCCTGTGGCCCGACCATTGCGTCTGGGGAACGCCCGGCGCGGCGTTCCATGAGGATTTGAGGATCCCGCATGCGGAGCTGATCCTGCGCAAAGGTTTTAGGCCGGCTATCGATTCCTATTCGGCTTTCTTCGAGAGCGATCGCACAACGCCGACAGGGCTCGCCGGCTATTTGCGCGAACGCGGATTTCAAAGGGTTTTTCTCGCGGGGCTCGCCTTTGACTTCTGCGTGCGCTATTCAGCGCAGGATGCGCAACGCCAAGGATTCGCAGCCATCGTCATTGAGGATGCCTGCCGGGGAATTGATATGGATGGCTCCGTACAGGCGACCCGAGAGAGTTTCGTCGCGCAAGGCGTCAGGGTTGTCGCGGCTGAAGCCATCGGCTAG
- a CDS encoding ABC transporter ATP-binding protein yields MTSIISVSDLTKTYASGFQALKAVNLEIRQGEIFALLGPNGAGKTTLINIICGIVNPTSGVALAGGHDIVRDYRAARSKIGLVPQELSTDSFETVLATVRFSRGLFGKAANEAYIEKVLRDLSLWDKKDNKIMTLSGGMKRRVMIAKALSHEPTILFLDEPSAGVDVELRRDMWEMVRSLRATGVTIILTTHYIEEAEEMADRIGVIRKGEIILVEDKATLMEKFGEKQLTLALRSRLERIPKELSGFKLELSADGCQLVYTFDAEGDGTGIAALMRQLGELGIDFKDLHTRQSSLEEIFVSLVRA; encoded by the coding sequence GTGACGTCGATTATTTCCGTTTCCGATCTGACAAAGACCTACGCTTCCGGTTTCCAGGCGCTGAAGGCTGTTAATCTCGAGATCCGCCAGGGCGAGATATTCGCTTTGCTCGGGCCAAACGGCGCGGGCAAAACGACGCTGATCAACATCATCTGCGGGATCGTCAACCCAACGAGCGGCGTTGCGCTGGCGGGCGGGCATGACATCGTTCGCGACTACCGAGCCGCGCGATCAAAGATCGGCCTCGTGCCGCAGGAGCTATCGACGGACTCGTTCGAGACGGTGTTGGCCACGGTCCGATTCAGCCGCGGTCTTTTCGGCAAAGCCGCCAACGAGGCCTATATCGAAAAGGTGCTGAGGGACCTGTCCTTGTGGGACAAGAAAGACAATAAGATCATGACATTGTCGGGCGGCATGAAGCGCCGCGTCATGATCGCCAAGGCGTTATCGCATGAACCGACAATTTTGTTTCTCGACGAGCCTTCGGCGGGCGTTGACGTCGAGCTTCGGCGGGATATGTGGGAGATGGTGCGATCCTTGCGCGCCACCGGAGTCACTATCATCCTCACAACCCATTACATCGAAGAGGCCGAAGAAATGGCTGACCGGATCGGGGTGATTCGCAAGGGCGAAATCATTCTGGTTGAGGATAAGGCGACCTTGATGGAGAAGTTCGGCGAGAAGCAGCTGACGCTTGCGCTGCGCAGCAGATTGGAGCGCATTCCGAAGGAGCTTTCGGGGTTCAAGCTAGAGCTGTCGGCGGATGGATGTCAGCTCGTTTACACGTTTGACGCGGAAGGCGATGGAACGGGAATCGCCGCGTTGATGAGGCAGCTTGGCGAACTTGGGATCGATTTCAAGGATCTTCACACGCGCCAAAGCTCGCTCGAAGAAATTTTCGTCAGTCTGGTGAGGGCGTAG
- a CDS encoding ABC transporter permease has product MNVHAIRAIYLFEMARTWRTLLQSIVSPVISTALYFIVFGAAIGAHMTSIDGVSYGAFIVPGLIMLSLLTQSIANASFGIFFPKFTGTIYEILSAPASAVEIVCGYVGASATKSILIGVIILITARLFVAFDVAHPFWMLSFLILTAITFSLFGFIIGIWAEGFEMLQLTPLLIVTPLTFLGGSFYSIDMLPPFWRTVTLANPVVYLVSGFRWSFYETSDVSVGVSLGMTLAFLILCLAAIWWIFRTGYKLRA; this is encoded by the coding sequence ATGAATGTTCACGCCATCCGAGCGATCTACCTTTTTGAGATGGCCCGCACCTGGCGCACCTTGCTGCAAAGCATCGTTTCGCCTGTGATCTCGACGGCGCTCTATTTCATCGTCTTTGGCGCAGCCATCGGCGCGCATATGACGTCGATTGATGGGGTCAGCTACGGAGCCTTCATCGTGCCGGGGCTGATCATGCTTTCGCTGCTGACGCAGAGCATCGCCAACGCGTCCTTCGGCATATTCTTCCCGAAATTTACGGGGACGATCTATGAGATTCTTTCGGCCCCGGCTTCAGCTGTAGAGATCGTCTGCGGCTATGTCGGCGCCTCTGCGACCAAGTCTATTCTTATCGGCGTCATCATCCTCATCACCGCAAGGCTGTTCGTGGCGTTCGACGTAGCGCATCCATTTTGGATGCTGAGTTTCCTGATTCTCACCGCCATCACTTTCAGTCTGTTCGGATTCATCATCGGCATATGGGCCGAAGGGTTTGAAATGCTGCAATTGACGCCGCTGCTGATTGTGACGCCGCTGACGTTTTTGGGCGGCAGCTTCTATTCCATCGATATGTTGCCGCCGTTCTGGCGAACGGTCACCTTGGCCAATCCGGTCGTCTACCTCGTCAGCGGATTTCGCTGGAGTTTTTATGAGACGTCCGACGTCAGCGTCGGCGTCAGCCTCGGGATGACCCTCGCCTTTCTGATTCTGTGTCTGGCGGCGATCTGGTGGATTTTCAGGACGGGATATAAGCTCAGAGCCTGA
- a CDS encoding divalent metal cation transporter, with product MTDRIDADNEEAPRGGALRTVFRALGPGLVTGAADDDPSGIATYSQVGAQFGYQLSWIMLFSYPLMAVTQAIAARIGCVTGRGIAQNLRRHYPRWLLRIIVLLLLIANVANLGADLGAMGSALQLLVGGPALIYTIAFAAICILLQVFLNYARYAAVLKWMTLSLFSYVVVVIAVEVPWGEALKSIFIPTVVLDSAHAMAIVAVLGTTISPYLFFWQASQEIEEQLRRATNPLYITPGKAAPEFQRMSIDTWVGMGLSNLISLFIILATAATLHASGMTEIQTSAQAAEALRPIAGPLTFVIFAAGIIGAGLLAVPVLAGSAAYAVCETFDWVEGLDRKLEDARAFYGVIALATLIGLALNFVGIDPIKALYWSAVLNGLLAAPLMMAMLLIANNRRIMGELVLPWPMTAIGWLATAVMLVASIAFLAL from the coding sequence ACCGATCGCATCGACGCAGATAACGAAGAGGCGCCGCGCGGCGGAGCTTTGCGCACCGTCTTCCGAGCCTTGGGACCTGGTCTCGTGACGGGCGCTGCGGACGACGACCCCAGCGGAATTGCGACCTATAGCCAGGTCGGCGCGCAATTTGGCTATCAGCTGTCATGGATCATGCTGTTCAGTTATCCGCTGATGGCGGTGACGCAGGCGATCGCCGCCCGCATCGGGTGCGTAACGGGACGCGGCATCGCGCAGAATTTGCGCCGTCACTATCCGCGCTGGCTGCTGCGAATCATCGTATTGCTGTTGCTGATCGCCAACGTCGCCAATCTCGGAGCAGACCTTGGCGCGATGGGTTCGGCGCTTCAGCTTCTCGTCGGCGGCCCCGCGCTGATCTATACGATCGCATTCGCGGCAATCTGCATTCTTCTCCAGGTGTTTTTGAATTACGCCCGATATGCGGCGGTGTTGAAATGGATGACGCTTTCGCTGTTTTCTTATGTCGTCGTCGTCATAGCCGTGGAGGTTCCATGGGGCGAAGCGCTCAAGAGCATTTTCATTCCGACGGTCGTACTTGATTCCGCACATGCGATGGCCATTGTCGCGGTGCTCGGCACCACCATCAGTCCTTATCTCTTCTTTTGGCAGGCCTCGCAGGAAATCGAGGAACAACTCCGCCGAGCGACGAACCCGCTCTACATCACCCCAGGCAAAGCGGCTCCCGAGTTTCAACGCATGAGCATCGACACCTGGGTGGGCATGGGGCTCTCCAACCTGATCTCCTTGTTCATCATCCTCGCCACGGCGGCGACCCTGCACGCCAGCGGAATGACCGAAATACAGACATCCGCGCAAGCGGCCGAAGCGTTGCGTCCGATCGCCGGGCCCCTGACCTTCGTCATATTCGCCGCCGGCATTATCGGCGCAGGACTTTTGGCCGTGCCAGTGCTGGCTGGGTCCGCCGCCTATGCCGTCTGCGAGACCTTCGATTGGGTAGAAGGCCTCGACCGCAAACTCGAGGACGCCCGCGCCTTTTATGGCGTCATTGCGCTGGCGACGCTCATTGGTCTCGCGCTTAATTTTGTAGGCATCGATCCGATCAAGGCGCTTTACTGGAGCGCGGTCCTGAACGGTCTTCTGGCAGCGCCCCTCATGATGGCGATGTTGCTGATCGCCAACAACCGGCGCATCATGGGAGAGCTTGTCCTGCCGTGGCCGATGACCGCAATTGGATGGTTGGCGACAGCCGTCATGCTGGTCGCGAGCATCGCCTTTCTGGCGCTTTGA